One genomic segment of Thioclava sp. GXIMD2076 includes these proteins:
- a CDS encoding HlyD family type I secretion periplasmic adaptor subunit, with protein sequence MSRYSTRMPVIAGLTVLALGCGGFMAWAVATEIDGAVVTQGRVEVEARRQTLQHPDGGLVSEILVRDGQTVEANAPLLRLDEAELLAQRSLLQANLTETLARINRLQAEVADFAQISFDPVLLEEAARDPQTDRLLRSEIALFESRRDTQARTLEQLVERKKQTQALIGGYQRQVQAGERQLNLIRQELADQASLLDRGLTQASRVSALYRQEAELQGNIGQLEASIAEARSSIAGFEIEGLRTQASRREESQDALRAEQPRELEIREQLGVVETRLSRLVLRAPMSGRVLGLKIHTVGGVITPGQEVVSIVPQDVPLIFTVRIDPVQIDRIHAGQLAMVRFPNFNSRTTPSFAATLRTVSPDTITDPATQATYYTAELELTEEAQTELGDLPLQPGMPLEAFIRTGARSPASVLVKPLADYMAYALRED encoded by the coding sequence ATGAGCCGCTATTCCACCCGCATGCCTGTCATCGCCGGTCTGACGGTGCTCGCCCTCGGCTGTGGCGGCTTCATGGCCTGGGCGGTTGCGACCGAGATCGATGGGGCCGTGGTTACACAGGGTCGCGTCGAGGTCGAGGCACGGCGCCAGACCCTGCAACATCCCGATGGCGGCCTCGTGTCCGAAATCCTGGTGCGCGACGGCCAGACGGTCGAGGCCAATGCGCCGCTTTTGCGTCTGGATGAGGCCGAATTGCTGGCCCAACGCAGCCTGCTTCAGGCCAACCTCACCGAAACGCTCGCCCGCATCAACCGGTTGCAGGCGGAGGTCGCCGATTTCGCCCAGATCAGCTTCGATCCGGTTCTCCTGGAGGAGGCCGCACGCGATCCGCAGACCGACCGGCTGTTGCGCTCGGAGATCGCACTCTTCGAATCGCGGCGCGACACACAGGCCCGCACCCTTGAACAACTCGTCGAGCGCAAGAAACAGACCCAGGCCCTCATCGGTGGCTATCAGCGGCAGGTGCAGGCGGGCGAGCGTCAGCTGAATCTGATCCGGCAGGAACTGGCCGATCAGGCGAGCCTGCTCGATCGGGGGCTGACGCAGGCCAGCCGTGTCTCGGCGCTCTACCGGCAGGAGGCGGAATTGCAGGGCAATATCGGTCAGCTGGAGGCCTCGATTGCCGAAGCCCGCAGCTCTATTGCAGGGTTCGAGATCGAGGGATTGCGCACGCAAGCCTCGCGTCGCGAGGAAAGTCAGGATGCGCTGCGCGCCGAACAGCCGCGCGAACTGGAGATCCGGGAACAACTGGGCGTGGTCGAGACCCGGCTGAGCCGTCTCGTTCTACGCGCGCCGATGTCGGGTCGCGTTCTGGGGCTGAAAATACATACCGTCGGGGGCGTCATCACCCCCGGCCAAGAAGTCGTTTCCATCGTGCCACAAGACGTGCCACTGATCTTTACCGTGCGTATCGATCCGGTCCAGATCGACCGCATTCATGCCGGGCAGCTGGCGATGGTCCGCTTCCCCAATTTCAACAGTCGCACCACGCCAAGCTTTGCCGCGACGCTGCGCACGGTCTCGCCCGATACGATCACCGATCCGGCCACGCAGGCGACTTATTATACGGCCGAACTGGAACTGACGGAGGAGGCGCAAACGGAGTTAGGGGATCTGCCTTTGCAACCCGGCATGCCGCTCGAGGCCTTTATCCGCACCGGCGCGCGCTCGCCCGCATCGGTTCTGGTAAAGCCCCTCGCCGATTATATGGCCTATGCTCTGCGCGAGGACTGA
- a CDS encoding type I secretion system permease/ATPase: MAKPSSGRHSNELHDIFGPARSALWVVGIFSVAINLLLLTGPLFMLQVYDRVIGSRSTSTLLVLFLIVGFLFTMMGLLDYFRGRILSRIGAQLVERLDSRIMRATMDRTAAGGLRGTPATGAAELSRINALFGSSALGAVFDLPFTPLFVALLFLFHPLMGWFAIASSLVVFTLAVLNQRLTHAAHGEANRAAAEAEMRSTTMRTGIETLRGLGMSNELMARWQDARARALHHAMQAADRSGGFTQATKAFRMFIQSAILALGAWLVLQGMLTAGAMIAGSVLLGRALAPVEQTVGQWSAIQNAWMARKSLTKLLEETPEKPAPMALPRPAVALSVSEILVAPPGTRTPTLHQLSFEASAGDAIAVIGVSASGKSTLARALVGLWPPLHGEIRLGGATLGQFDREGLGRLLGYLPQEVMLFAGTVSENIARFTEGADPEDVVRAAQTAAAHELILSLPQGYDTQLSDGAPELSGGQRQRIGLARALFGDPILLVLDEPNSSLDDAGTKALNQSIAMARKLGQITLVMSHRPSALAHCNKVMLLDKGQIRAFGPRDEVLRTHVKNAGNFTRPRAVGEN; this comes from the coding sequence GGGTCGTCGGGATATTCTCGGTGGCCATCAACCTGCTTTTGCTGACCGGACCACTCTTCATGCTGCAAGTCTATGACAGGGTGATCGGGTCGCGCTCTACCTCGACATTGCTGGTGCTGTTCCTGATCGTGGGCTTCCTGTTCACGATGATGGGGCTCCTCGATTATTTCCGCGGTCGCATTCTGTCCCGGATCGGCGCGCAACTTGTGGAACGGCTCGACAGCCGGATCATGCGCGCCACCATGGACCGCACCGCGGCGGGTGGCTTGCGCGGCACACCGGCGACCGGCGCGGCCGAGCTCAGCCGGATCAACGCGCTCTTCGGCTCCTCCGCGCTTGGTGCGGTGTTCGATCTGCCGTTCACGCCGCTTTTCGTGGCGCTGCTCTTCCTCTTCCATCCCCTGATGGGATGGTTCGCGATCGCCTCTTCGCTCGTCGTCTTTACGCTCGCGGTGCTCAATCAGCGCCTGACCCATGCCGCCCATGGCGAGGCCAATCGCGCCGCAGCCGAAGCCGAAATGCGCAGCACTACCATGCGGACCGGCATCGAAACCCTGCGCGGATTGGGAATGAGCAACGAGCTGATGGCCCGCTGGCAAGACGCGCGCGCGCGTGCACTGCATCACGCCATGCAAGCCGCCGACCGCAGCGGCGGCTTCACACAAGCCACCAAAGCCTTCCGGATGTTCATACAATCGGCCATACTGGCACTGGGCGCATGGCTGGTGCTGCAAGGTATGCTGACGGCGGGCGCAATGATCGCGGGCTCCGTGCTGCTGGGCCGCGCGCTGGCGCCGGTCGAACAGACGGTGGGTCAGTGGTCGGCTATCCAGAATGCGTGGATGGCGCGGAAATCCCTGACAAAACTGCTCGAAGAGACCCCCGAGAAACCGGCACCGATGGCGCTGCCGCGCCCTGCCGTGGCCTTGAGCGTGAGCGAGATCCTCGTCGCGCCGCCGGGCACCCGCACCCCCACCCTGCACCAGCTGAGCTTCGAGGCCAGTGCGGGCGATGCGATTGCAGTGATCGGTGTGTCTGCCTCCGGAAAATCGACATTGGCGCGGGCGCTTGTCGGGCTCTGGCCCCCACTTCATGGCGAGATCCGGCTTGGCGGGGCAACACTCGGACAGTTCGACCGCGAGGGGCTCGGACGGCTCCTCGGTTACCTGCCGCAGGAAGTGATGCTGTTTGCGGGCACTGTGTCGGAGAATATCGCGCGGTTTACCGAAGGGGCGGATCCGGAAGACGTGGTCCGTGCGGCGCAGACGGCTGCCGCCCATGAGCTGATCCTGTCCCTGCCCCAAGGCTATGACACGCAACTGAGCGATGGCGCCCCCGAACTCTCGGGCGGTCAGCGCCAGCGTATCGGGCTGGCGCGTGCGCTCTTTGGCGATCCGATCCTTCTGGTGCTCGACGAGCCCAATTCCAGCCTTGATGACGCGGGCACCAAGGCGCTCAACCAGTCCATCGCCATGGCCCGCAAACTGGGACAGATCACGCTGGTCATGTCGCACCGCCCCTCGGCACTGGCGCATTGCAACAAGGTGATGCTGCTCGACAAGGGCCAGATCCGCGCCTTCGGCCCACGCGACGAGGTTCTGCGGACACATGTGAAGAATGCGGGCAATTTCACCCGCCCCCGTGCCGTAGGAGAGAATTGA